The Sphingomonas sp. So64.6b genome includes a region encoding these proteins:
- a CDS encoding DUF448 domain-containing protein has product MTAADPIRRCILLGDRAPRHALVRLALSPDGDILPDVRAKAPGRGAWIGVTRTELETAIAKGKLKGALARAFKTGPIIVPDDLPAKIEAALERAALDRLGLESRSGGLFSGSDKIETAARAGKLHLLLHASDAGTDGNRKLDQAWRVGNDEEGSDRRGLVLPVPRTILAVALGRQNVVHIGLTDPDAAKRVGEALHRWLHFIGPDPSPVPCETASQGASPSESGNGNDADDQVNDPADENYEESE; this is encoded by the coding sequence ATGACCGCCGCTGACCCGATTCGTCGCTGCATCCTGCTCGGCGACCGCGCGCCGCGCCATGCGCTGGTGCGGCTGGCCCTGTCGCCGGACGGCGACATTCTCCCCGACGTCCGCGCCAAGGCGCCAGGCCGTGGGGCGTGGATTGGCGTGACCCGGACAGAGCTCGAAACCGCGATCGCCAAGGGCAAGCTGAAAGGCGCGCTCGCGCGTGCTTTCAAGACCGGACCGATCATCGTACCCGACGACCTGCCGGCGAAGATCGAGGCCGCACTGGAACGTGCAGCACTTGACCGGCTCGGGCTCGAATCGCGTTCCGGCGGCTTGTTCTCGGGTTCGGACAAGATCGAAACCGCGGCGCGCGCGGGCAAGCTTCATTTGCTGCTGCATGCGTCCGACGCGGGCACTGACGGCAACCGCAAACTCGACCAGGCGTGGCGCGTCGGCAACGACGAAGAAGGCAGTGATCGCAGGGGGTTGGTTCTGCCGGTCCCGCGCACCATATTGGCCGTGGCACTAGGCCGCCAAAATGTGGTACATATAGGCCTGACTGATCCCGATGCGGCCAAGAGGGTGGGCGAAGCGCTCCACCGCTGGCTGCATTTCATCGGCCCTGACCCATCTCCCGTGCCTTGCGAAACGGCCTCGCAGGGCGCATCGCCGTCTGAATCCGGGAACGGAAACGACGCCGACGACCAAGTGAACGATCCGGCCGACGAGAATTACGAGGAATCCGAGTGA
- a CDS encoding thymidine kinase codes for MAKLYFYYASMNAGKSTTLLQADFNYRERGMRTILFTAAIDDRFEAGTVTSRIGLGADAIAFERDTDLVAIVHRAGEALPACVLVDEAQFLTAAQVDQLALLADTHGVPVLAYGLRTDFQGRLFEGSARLLAIADSLIEIKSVCACGRKATMNLRVDSGGRAIAEGAQTEIGGNDRYIAMCRRHFTEALAAPLIERIP; via the coding sequence ATGGCCAAGCTCTATTTCTACTATGCCTCGATGAATGCGGGCAAATCGACCACCCTGTTGCAGGCCGATTTCAATTATCGCGAGCGCGGCATGCGGACGATCTTGTTCACCGCCGCAATCGACGACCGGTTCGAAGCGGGGACGGTCACTTCGCGCATCGGCCTTGGCGCGGACGCGATCGCGTTCGAGCGCGACACCGACCTGGTCGCCATCGTCCACCGCGCAGGCGAAGCGCTGCCGGCCTGTGTGCTGGTCGATGAGGCACAGTTCCTGACGGCAGCGCAAGTGGATCAGCTTGCCCTGCTGGCCGATACGCACGGCGTTCCGGTGCTGGCCTATGGTCTGCGCACCGATTTCCAGGGGCGGCTGTTCGAGGGATCGGCGCGGTTGCTCGCGATTGCCGATTCGCTGATCGAGATCAAATCGGTCTGCGCCTGCGGACGCAAAGCAACGATGAACCTGCGCGTCGATTCCGGTGGCCGCGCGATCGCCGAAGGGGCACAGACCGAGATCGGCGGCAATGACCGCTATATTGCGATGTGCCGCCGCCATTTTACCGAGGCGCTGGCTGCACCCCTGATCGAACGGATTCCATGA
- the infB gene encoding translation initiation factor IF-2: protein MSDTDNEKPKLVMRAPLGVKRTVETGQVKQSFSHGRQNTVQVEVKRRRILGPGATPAAPVAEPVAAPAPVAAPAPRAPAPAPVSPANSLLSRQELQTKLLREADESRMNALEESRRREERDRIEAADEARRRAEEARLAGDAPDSPAAPEPAPTPEPAPVEAATPVPATPVPAPAAATPVAAPTPAAPVAAPVPAAPPAPIGITLDPSMPAPRRFTPVARPERPRPPPPPPPAAPAAPAPAATANANNNNAPAAPAGGLIKRAGETVPRTGLRDRKGGDDRRTAGKLTVNRALGDGDGARARSLAALKRAREKEHRRMGGPREAQAKQIRDVVVPEAITVQELANRMAEKGADLVKALFKMGMPVTINETIDQDTAELLVTEFGHNITRVSDSDIDLAIDTAEDVDGAAVPRPPVVTIMGHVDHGKTSLLDALRGTDVVKGEAGGITQHIGAYQVTLKDKSKVTFLDTPGHEAFTEMRARGANVTDIVVLVVAADDGLKPQTIEAINHTKAAGVPMIVAINKIDKPDANPQKVREALLQYEVIVEEMSGDVQDVEVSALQKTGLDQLVEKIQLQAELLELKANPDRSAEGTVIEAKLDKGRGPVATILVSRGTLKVGDVFVVGAESGKVRAMTNDKGQQIKEAGPSMPVEVLGLSGVPRAGDPFSVVENEARAREVAEYRQSVITNKRTTSAPASLESMFSALKDKQAIEYPLVVKADTQGSVEAIVSSINKISTDDIKARVLHAGVGGITESDVTLAGASGAPIIGFNVRANAKAREIAERQKVALKYYDVIYDLIDEIRSGMAGELGPEAFETVVGRAEIREVFSAGKHGKAAGLLVTEGTIRKALKARITREDVIIYQGEIASLRRFKDDVAEVRAGLECGVTFTQNFVDIKPGDFLETFEVELRERTL from the coding sequence GTGAGCGATACGGACAACGAGAAGCCGAAACTGGTCATGCGCGCACCGCTGGGGGTGAAGCGCACGGTCGAGACTGGCCAGGTGAAGCAGAGCTTCAGCCATGGCCGCCAGAACACCGTGCAGGTGGAAGTGAAGCGCCGCCGTATCCTCGGTCCGGGAGCTACCCCGGCGGCTCCGGTCGCTGAGCCGGTCGCGGCCCCTGCGCCGGTAGCAGCGCCCGCGCCACGGGCACCCGCGCCCGCGCCGGTTTCTCCGGCCAATTCCCTGCTGTCGCGTCAGGAGCTTCAGACCAAGCTGCTGCGCGAAGCCGACGAATCGCGCATGAACGCGCTGGAGGAATCGCGCCGTCGCGAAGAGCGCGATCGCATCGAGGCGGCCGACGAAGCACGCCGTCGCGCCGAGGAAGCGCGCCTTGCCGGCGACGCCCCGGATTCGCCTGCTGCGCCCGAACCTGCGCCGACCCCCGAACCCGCACCGGTCGAGGCCGCGACGCCCGTTCCGGCGACGCCCGTTCCCGCGCCGGCCGCTGCTACTCCGGTGGCCGCTCCAACTCCCGCAGCCCCCGTTGCCGCGCCGGTGCCGGCCGCACCGCCCGCACCGATCGGGATCACGCTTGACCCGAGCATGCCGGCGCCACGCCGCTTCACGCCGGTCGCGCGCCCCGAACGCCCGCGTCCGCCACCCCCGCCGCCGCCCGCCGCCCCGGCAGCACCGGCGCCGGCCGCGACCGCCAATGCGAACAACAACAATGCGCCAGCGGCACCTGCCGGTGGCTTGATCAAGCGTGCCGGCGAGACCGTGCCGCGCACCGGCCTGCGCGATCGCAAGGGTGGCGACGATCGCCGCACCGCGGGCAAGCTGACCGTCAACCGCGCGCTTGGCGATGGTGACGGCGCACGCGCACGCAGCCTCGCCGCACTCAAGCGGGCACGCGAGAAAGAACATCGCCGTATGGGTGGCCCGCGCGAAGCGCAGGCCAAACAGATCCGCGACGTCGTCGTGCCGGAAGCGATCACCGTGCAGGAACTCGCCAACCGCATGGCGGAAAAGGGCGCGGACCTGGTCAAGGCGTTGTTCAAGATGGGCATGCCGGTCACGATCAATGAGACGATCGACCAGGACACGGCCGAGCTGCTGGTGACCGAATTCGGTCATAACATCACGCGCGTCAGCGATTCGGATATCGATCTGGCGATCGACACCGCGGAGGATGTGGACGGCGCCGCCGTGCCGCGTCCGCCGGTGGTGACGATCATGGGCCATGTCGATCACGGCAAGACCTCGCTGCTCGACGCGTTGCGTGGCACCGATGTGGTCAAGGGCGAGGCCGGTGGCATCACTCAGCATATCGGCGCGTATCAGGTCACGCTGAAGGACAAGTCGAAGGTCACTTTCCTCGACACGCCGGGCCATGAAGCCTTTACCGAAATGCGTGCGCGCGGCGCCAATGTGACGGATATCGTCGTGCTGGTCGTCGCCGCCGATGACGGGCTAAAGCCGCAGACGATCGAGGCGATCAACCACACCAAGGCGGCTGGCGTGCCGATGATCGTGGCGATCAACAAGATCGACAAGCCTGACGCCAACCCGCAAAAGGTGCGTGAGGCCCTGCTCCAGTACGAAGTGATCGTCGAGGAGATGTCGGGCGATGTGCAGGATGTTGAAGTCTCGGCGCTACAGAAGACCGGGCTCGACCAGCTGGTCGAAAAGATCCAGCTCCAGGCCGAACTGCTCGAATTGAAGGCCAACCCCGATCGCTCCGCCGAAGGCACCGTGATCGAGGCCAAGCTCGACAAGGGGCGTGGTCCGGTTGCGACGATCCTGGTCAGCCGTGGCACGCTGAAGGTCGGCGACGTGTTCGTCGTCGGCGCCGAAAGCGGCAAGGTCCGGGCGATGACCAACGACAAGGGTCAGCAGATCAAGGAAGCCGGCCCGTCGATGCCGGTCGAGGTTCTCGGCCTGTCCGGCGTGCCGCGCGCTGGCGATCCTTTCTCGGTGGTCGAGAACGAGGCACGTGCCCGCGAAGTCGCGGAATATCGCCAGAGCGTTATCACCAACAAGCGCACGACATCGGCCCCGGCCAGCCTGGAGAGCATGTTCTCCGCGCTCAAGGACAAGCAGGCGATCGAATATCCGCTGGTGGTCAAGGCCGACACGCAAGGGTCGGTCGAGGCGATCGTGTCGTCGATCAACAAGATCTCGACCGATGATATCAAGGCGCGCGTGCTTCATGCCGGCGTTGGCGGCATTACCGAGAGCGACGTGACGCTGGCCGGTGCCAGCGGCGCGCCGATCATCGGCTTCAATGTCCGTGCCAATGCCAAGGCGCGCGAGATTGCCGAACGCCAGAAGGTCGCGCTCAAATATTACGACGTGATCTACGACCTGATCGACGAGATCCGCTCGGGCATGGCGGGCGAGCTTGGCCCCGAGGCGTTCGAAACGGTTGTCGGCCGCGCCGAAATCCGCGAGGTCTTCTCGGCCGGCAAGCATGGCAAGGCGGCCGGTCTGCTGGTCACCGAAGGCACCATCCGCAAGGCGCTCAAGGCGCGCATCACGCGCGAGGATGTCATCATCTACCAGGGCGAAATCGCATCCTTGCGTCGCTTCAAGGACGATGTGGCGGAAGTCCGTGCGGGTCTGGAGTGCGGCGTGACGTTCACGCAGAACTTCGTCGACATCAAGCCGGGCGACTTCCTCGAAACCTTCGAAGTCGAACTGCGCGAACGGACGCTCTAG
- a CDS encoding 4-oxalocrotonate tautomerase family protein, whose protein sequence is MPFVSIRISGTATRDQKAGIVADVTASLVSRLGKNPGAVQIVIEEVSTENYGAGGQLIADRDAPKPAPSREDAHAVPSQ, encoded by the coding sequence ATGCCGTTCGTCAGCATCCGCATATCGGGCACCGCGACGCGCGATCAGAAAGCGGGGATCGTCGCCGACGTCACCGCTTCGCTGGTCTCGCGCCTCGGCAAGAACCCGGGCGCGGTGCAGATCGTGATCGAAGAGGTGTCGACGGAGAATTACGGTGCGGGCGGTCAGCTGATCGCCGATCGTGATGCGCCGAAGCCGGCACCGTCGAGGGAGGACGCGCATGCGGTTCCCTCACAATGA
- the rbfA gene encoding 30S ribosome-binding factor RbfA, whose product MKTETPETRLVRVLRVGEQMRHTLSDILARGDVHDETLAKHLVTVTEVRMSPDLRHATVFVKPLLGKEEEAVLKALRTHTAYLQREVAARVKMKYAAKLKFLADESFDEGSHIDQLLRTPHVARDLDTAGDET is encoded by the coding sequence ATGAAGACCGAAACACCCGAAACCCGTTTGGTCCGCGTCCTGCGCGTGGGTGAGCAGATGCGCCATACGCTGTCCGACATCCTGGCGCGCGGCGACGTGCATGACGAGACGCTGGCCAAGCATCTCGTCACCGTGACCGAAGTGCGCATGTCGCCCGACCTGCGTCATGCGACAGTGTTCGTGAAGCCGCTGCTCGGCAAGGAAGAGGAAGCGGTGCTCAAGGCGCTGCGCACTCACACGGCCTATCTGCAGCGCGAGGTCGCCGCGCGGGTGAAGATGAAATACGCCGCCAAACTAAAGTTCCTCGCCGACGAGAGCTTCGACGAAGGCAGCCATATCGATCAGCTGCTGCGCACGCCGCATGTGGCGCGGGATCTCGATACTGCTGGCGACGAAACCTAA
- a CDS encoding PaaI family thioesterase yields the protein MSTVFDDFPIPPASRLLGWKIEALDPAAGTATVSFVADERFLNPGGTVQGGFVAAMLDDTQGPALLAATHGDVYAPTIDFHVTFLKPARPGRFVGKARVVNVGKTIAVTDAELFDSEDQLIARGTFIGRVMRGGIPRSPQT from the coding sequence ATGTCGACGGTTTTCGACGACTTTCCGATTCCGCCCGCGTCCCGGCTGCTGGGCTGGAAGATCGAAGCGCTCGACCCTGCAGCGGGCACCGCGACGGTGAGCTTCGTGGCTGACGAGCGGTTCCTCAATCCGGGTGGGACCGTGCAGGGCGGCTTCGTTGCGGCAATGCTTGACGACACTCAGGGTCCGGCACTGCTCGCCGCAACCCATGGCGACGTGTATGCTCCGACGATCGATTTCCACGTGACCTTTTTGAAGCCCGCCAGGCCCGGTCGTTTCGTGGGCAAGGCGCGCGTCGTGAACGTCGGCAAGACGATCGCCGTGACCGATGCCGAACTGTTCGACAGCGAGGACCAATTGATCGCGCGTGGTACTTTTATTGGCCGGGTGATGCGCGGCGGAATCCCGCGGAGCCCGCAGACATGA